A stretch of Nitrospiria bacterium DNA encodes these proteins:
- a CDS encoding NAD(P)H-dependent glycerol-3-phosphate dehydrogenase, with amino-acid sequence MSKKIAVIGGGSWGTGLAFLMADQGYDVSIWVYEKDLVAAINEKHENSLFLPGVALSHRIAATSLMEEAVEGARAVLFAVPSHVARSVLMKLGPVLPPNVSVISGTKGIENNTLLLTSQIMEEVLPISPSNIAAISGPSFTKEVCQHHPTAVSLAARNHDLAVQLQPLFTTSYFKAFTTTDIIGVQLGGALKNVIALAAGGADGLGFGSNTRAALISRGLAEITRLGQALGADPKTFSGLSGLGDLILTSTGSLSRNRTVGYQIGLGRKLSEILKEMNMVAEGVQTTRAAHHLAQKHGVRMPIVQQVYSVLFEDKDPRRAVTDLMESTAGDEIR; translated from the coding sequence ATGTCAAAAAAGATTGCAGTGATCGGCGGTGGAAGCTGGGGCACGGGATTGGCCTTTCTCATGGCCGATCAGGGTTACGACGTAAGCATCTGGGTCTATGAAAAGGACCTCGTCGCCGCCATCAACGAAAAACACGAAAATAGCCTGTTTTTACCGGGCGTGGCGCTTTCGCACCGGATTGCGGCAACTTCGCTCATGGAGGAAGCGGTCGAGGGAGCGCGGGCGGTATTGTTTGCGGTGCCTTCCCATGTGGCCCGTTCGGTTCTAATGAAGCTCGGCCCGGTGCTTCCTCCAAACGTATCCGTCATCAGCGGAACAAAAGGGATCGAGAACAACACGCTTTTGTTAACGTCTCAGATCATGGAAGAGGTTCTTCCGATTTCTCCTTCCAACATCGCCGCTATTTCCGGTCCGAGTTTCACCAAAGAGGTCTGTCAGCACCATCCGACCGCCGTTTCGCTTGCGGCCAGGAACCACGACCTCGCCGTCCAGCTCCAGCCTCTTTTTACCACGTCCTACTTCAAGGCATTTACAACGACGGACATCATCGGCGTGCAACTCGGCGGAGCGCTCAAGAATGTGATTGCGCTGGCCGCGGGGGGCGCCGACGGCCTGGGCTTCGGCTCTAACACGCGCGCCGCCCTTATTTCAAGGGGACTGGCCGAGATAACCCGTCTCGGCCAAGCTCTGGGCGCCGACCCGAAGACGTTCTCCGGCTTGTCCGGGCTGGGCGACCTGATCCTGACCTCGACGGGATCCCTGAGCCGGAACCGAACGGTCGGTTATCAAATCGGACTTGGAAGGAAGCTTTCCGAAATCCTGAAAGAAATGAACATGGTTGCGGAAGGCGTTCAGACTACCCGGGCCGCTCATCACCTGGCTCAAAAACACGGCGTCCGGATGCCGATCGTCCAACAGGTTTATTCCGTCCTGTTCGAAGACAAGGATCCACGTCGGGCCGTAACGGATTTGATGGAAAGCACCGCGGGCGATGAAATCCGTTAA
- the larB gene encoding nickel pincer cofactor biosynthesis protein LarB — protein MNLQDTRKLLGRVKRGTLSVDAAVKRLRHLPYEPLGFAAIDHHRALRQGHSEVIFCEGKRPEQILAIIRRMVAVDSPVLATRATPGLFQAVKRIDSRAVYHDPARAITIQTRNRPRRPRRSEATAGVLILTAGTADIPVAEEAKVTLEFLGRRIETVYDVGVAGLHRLWDRRARIEAASVLIVVAGMDGALASVVGGWMDKPIVAVPTSIGYGASFGGVAALLTMLNSCAAGVAVVNIDNGFGAAVLAHRMMDIGGARR, from the coding sequence ATGAATTTGCAAGACACGCGGAAATTGCTGGGGCGGGTAAAAAGAGGAACCCTCTCGGTGGATGCGGCCGTGAAACGGCTTCGGCATCTTCCTTATGAACCGCTGGGGTTTGCGGCCATCGACCACCACCGCGCGCTACGGCAGGGACATTCGGAGGTGATCTTTTGCGAGGGCAAGCGGCCGGAGCAGATCCTGGCGATCATCCGGCGAATGGTCGCGGTCGACAGTCCGGTTCTGGCCACGCGGGCGACGCCCGGGCTGTTTCAAGCCGTGAAGCGGATCGATTCGAGAGCGGTCTATCACGATCCGGCCCGCGCGATCACCATCCAAACCCGGAATCGGCCTCGACGGCCGCGGCGCTCGGAAGCGACGGCGGGGGTTCTGATCCTCACCGCCGGGACGGCGGATATCCCGGTGGCCGAGGAGGCGAAGGTGACCCTGGAGTTTCTCGGCCGGCGCATCGAAACCGTCTACGATGTGGGCGTGGCCGGACTTCACCGTCTTTGGGACCGGCGTGCCCGCATCGAGGCGGCCTCCGTACTGATCGTCGTGGCCGGAATGGACGGCGCCCTGGCCAGCGTGGTCGGCGGCTGGATGGACAAACCGATCGTGGCCGTGCCGACCAGCATCGGGTACGGCGCCAGTTTCGGTGGCGTGGCCGCGCTGCTGACCATGCTCAACTCCTGCGCCGCCGGCGTGGCGGTCGTGAACATCGACAACGGGTTCGGCGCGGCGGTCCTGGCGCACCGAATGATGGACATCGGCGGGGCCCGACGGTAG
- a CDS encoding prepilin-type N-terminal cleavage/methylation domain-containing protein gives MNTDPFSPQRGLSLIEVVVSMLILAVGMIAGLGMTHAGQAGLDAGRRISTAAAFAQAKMEEEISMSYGTLFQGSLAGEDHPEGFLRTWTIQRNAPCPHCLTIRVAVGWVDKKGRNHSTALVTVRTQSVVP, from the coding sequence ATGAACACGGATCCCTTTTCCCCCCAGCGGGGTCTATCCCTTATTGAAGTTGTGGTGAGCATGCTGATTCTCGCCGTTGGAATGATCGCGGGATTGGGCATGACTCATGCCGGCCAGGCCGGACTGGACGCCGGTCGCCGGATCTCAACCGCGGCCGCGTTTGCGCAGGCCAAAATGGAAGAGGAGATTTCAATGTCGTATGGCACGCTGTTTCAGGGAAGTCTCGCGGGTGAAGATCATCCCGAAGGATTTCTCCGAACCTGGACCATTCAGAGAAACGCGCCCTGTCCGCATTGTTTGACGATTCGCGTCGCCGTCGGGTGGGTTGATAAGAAAGGCCGGAATCACTCCACGGCACTGGTAACCGTCCGAACTCAAAGTGTGGTTCCATGA
- a CDS encoding ATP-binding protein has translation MSKQFGAMVLSHLFRLAGVFVFLFATLWAIHAAVLVQTAEHDRLEEADKRLVVMTRAIEAELKTHGREALNDPDYLSRLGQQYGANRVSVLDREGRSLIDTVGRDRIGSSNPLRGTTPVQFGRILEGADWMTGSDLDASGTQILSYLIPLRNPDLGGSGVLRVDLELRSLDAGGAAAATTLLLKVAGVTIVIVMVFYSIRVVIQSRRPVSETGGRAGETSAMIVTFHGLVRELKEKEQELEHLRTLAEERAAEIESYNENILQSVASGVITFNPEHVITTFNHAAERILGLPRVEAVGKTCEELFGAQSNVVHLLEQALTRQATITRQELELTRPNPGRSGPQRIWVGISTSLLQDRQNAVIGTTFVFTDLTEIKSLQEQVELKRRLTLLGEMSAGIAHEFRNYMGSVMGFTKLLSKKLPPGNTDPDSGQEMVASIMRELTAMNQLIEQLLRFGRHDALHLEPVAVEPLIRRLLDQLLAQIKTVKPRLDVAIPSDLPEIRMDEVLMRQAIGNLLQNAMEAMPQGGDLVIRAMILDRSPDDGPGPRRGRKELSLDVQDTGSGVPKDKLDKIFLPFFSTKEKGTGMGLALVHKIVLSHGGRIEVHSEENRGTTFRILLPLTDMA, from the coding sequence ATGTCTAAACAATTTGGGGCGATGGTATTATCCCATCTCTTTCGGTTGGCGGGTGTATTTGTTTTTCTGTTCGCGACGTTGTGGGCGATTCACGCGGCCGTTTTGGTCCAGACGGCGGAACACGACCGACTGGAAGAGGCCGACAAGCGCTTGGTCGTCATGACCCGCGCAATTGAAGCTGAACTCAAGACCCATGGGCGGGAGGCGTTAAACGACCCTGATTACTTGTCGAGACTGGGCCAGCAATACGGCGCAAATCGGGTCTCCGTTTTGGACCGTGAAGGACGATCGTTGATAGACACGGTCGGTCGGGACCGAATCGGCTCCTCAAATCCGCTCCGGGGCACGACGCCCGTGCAGTTCGGCCGGATCCTGGAGGGGGCAGATTGGATGACGGGCTCCGATTTGGATGCGTCCGGAACACAAATTCTATCGTATCTTATACCGCTTCGAAATCCGGACCTGGGCGGCTCCGGCGTGCTCCGAGTGGATCTGGAGTTGCGGTCGCTCGATGCCGGCGGGGCGGCGGCGGCGACGACGCTGCTTTTGAAAGTGGCCGGCGTAACCATCGTTATTGTGATGGTTTTCTATTCGATCCGTGTCGTGATCCAGAGCCGTCGGCCGGTCTCCGAAACGGGCGGACGAGCGGGCGAAACGAGCGCGATGATCGTCACGTTTCATGGATTGGTTCGGGAGCTCAAAGAGAAAGAACAGGAGTTGGAACATCTGAGAACCCTGGCGGAGGAACGGGCGGCGGAGATTGAAAGCTACAATGAAAACATCCTTCAAAGCGTGGCCAGCGGCGTGATCACGTTTAATCCGGAGCATGTCATCACCACCTTTAACCATGCGGCCGAGCGGATTTTGGGTCTGCCGCGGGTCGAGGCCGTCGGTAAAACCTGTGAGGAGCTGTTCGGCGCCCAGAGCAATGTCGTTCATCTGCTCGAACAGGCCCTCACCCGGCAGGCCACGATCACTCGGCAGGAGCTGGAACTGACCCGTCCGAATCCCGGTCGATCGGGCCCGCAGCGTATTTGGGTCGGAATCAGCACGTCGCTGCTGCAGGATCGTCAGAATGCGGTGATCGGTACGACCTTCGTCTTCACGGATCTCACCGAAATCAAAAGTCTCCAGGAACAGGTGGAGCTTAAACGGCGTCTGACCCTTCTGGGAGAGATGTCGGCCGGCATCGCGCACGAGTTCCGGAATTACATGGGGAGTGTGATGGGATTCACCAAACTGCTTTCCAAGAAACTTCCGCCCGGGAATACGGATCCCGATTCAGGCCAGGAGATGGTGGCGTCCATCATGCGGGAGTTGACGGCGATGAATCAGTTGATCGAACAGTTGCTGCGTTTCGGTCGACACGACGCATTGCATCTTGAACCCGTTGCGGTCGAGCCGCTGATCCGTCGCCTACTGGATCAACTATTGGCTCAGATCAAAACGGTCAAACCCCGTCTGGACGTTGCGATCCCGTCCGATCTTCCGGAGATACGGATGGACGAAGTGTTGATGCGTCAGGCGATCGGAAATCTTCTTCAAAACGCGATGGAGGCCATGCCGCAGGGCGGGGACTTGGTGATTCGGGCCATGATTCTGGATCGCAGTCCCGACGACGGTCCGGGCCCCCGGCGAGGCCGGAAGGAATTGTCGCTGGACGTGCAGGATACCGGGTCGGGCGTTCCGAAGGACAAACTCGATAAGATCTTCCTGCCCTTTTTTTCTACGAAAGAGAAGGGAACCGGAATGGGGCTGGCCCTGGTTCACAAAATCGTGCTGTCGCACGGAGGCCGGATTGAGGTCCACAGTGAAGAGAACCGCGGAACGACCTTTCGCATCCTCCTGCCCCTCACCGACATGGCCTAA
- a CDS encoding sigma-54 dependent transcriptional regulator has product MAVILVIEDKESMAQMLSQALQAEGHQVIVGHDGRDGLEKFKGSKVDLVVSDLRLPHKSGLDVLEAVKEHNPLVPVILMTAYGTIETAVKAVKEGAYDFITKPFDPDHLTLLINKALEKQRLVTENIILREELAKHLKLPKIIGKSPKLLEVVGKVQKVAANQTTVLLLGESGTGKELFARAVHYLSPRKEEPFVAINCAAIPRDLLESELFGHERGAFTGAVARKMGKFELANKGTIFLDEIGDMDLALQAKLLRVLEGEEFMRVGGTVKIKVDVRVIAATNKDLQAAISQKLFREDLYYRLAVFPVTIPPLRERADDIPALVEHFVNYYSQELKKEPKTVAPASMELLIKHPWTGNVRELQNCIERAVILSDGQVLLPEYLGLRVKASAETGLAELQMDGSLQDVSHAAVQFAESRMIRKVLKETGGNKSRAAEILKVSYKTLLTKIKDYGIEG; this is encoded by the coding sequence ATGGCGGTCATTTTAGTGATTGAAGACAAGGAAAGCATGGCGCAGATGCTGAGTCAGGCGCTCCAGGCCGAGGGACATCAGGTGATCGTGGGGCACGACGGGCGGGACGGGCTGGAAAAGTTTAAAGGATCCAAGGTCGACTTGGTTGTGTCGGATCTGCGGCTTCCTCATAAGTCGGGGCTGGACGTGTTGGAGGCGGTCAAGGAACACAACCCACTGGTTCCGGTGATCCTGATGACGGCGTATGGGACGATCGAGACGGCTGTGAAGGCCGTCAAAGAAGGGGCGTATGATTTCATCACCAAACCCTTCGACCCGGACCACCTGACCCTTTTGATCAACAAAGCGCTGGAGAAGCAACGACTCGTCACGGAAAATATCATCTTGCGCGAAGAGTTGGCCAAGCATCTGAAGCTGCCCAAAATCATCGGCAAGAGCCCGAAGCTGCTGGAGGTGGTGGGGAAGGTTCAGAAGGTGGCGGCCAACCAGACCACGGTGCTGCTGCTGGGCGAGTCTGGAACCGGCAAAGAGTTGTTCGCACGGGCGGTTCATTACTTAAGCCCGCGCAAGGAAGAGCCTTTTGTGGCGATCAACTGCGCCGCGATTCCTCGTGACCTGTTGGAAAGTGAACTGTTCGGACATGAGCGCGGGGCTTTTACCGGGGCGGTGGCCCGAAAGATGGGAAAATTCGAACTGGCCAATAAGGGGACCATCTTTCTTGATGAAATCGGGGATATGGACCTTGCCCTTCAGGCCAAACTGCTTCGGGTCTTGGAAGGCGAAGAATTCATGCGCGTGGGCGGCACGGTCAAGATCAAGGTGGATGTGCGGGTGATCGCGGCGACCAATAAAGATCTCCAAGCCGCGATTAGCCAGAAGCTGTTCCGTGAGGATCTCTATTACCGACTGGCCGTTTTTCCCGTGACGATTCCTCCCTTGCGGGAACGTGCGGACGACATCCCGGCCTTGGTGGAACATTTTGTAAATTACTACAGCCAGGAACTAAAAAAGGAACCCAAGACAGTGGCCCCGGCTTCGATGGAATTATTAATCAAGCATCCCTGGACGGGCAATGTCCGTGAACTGCAGAACTGCATCGAACGGGCGGTGATCTTAAGCGACGGCCAGGTTCTCCTGCCGGAGTATCTCGGACTGCGGGTCAAGGCGTCGGCTGAAACGGGTTTGGCGGAGCTTCAAATGGACGGATCGCTTCAAGACGTCAGCCACGCCGCCGTCCAATTCGCCGAGTCGAGGATGATCCGGAAAGTTTTAAAGGAAACCGGAGGCAACAAATCCCGAGCGGCGGAAATCTTGAAGGTCAGTTATAAAACGCTGCTGACCAAGATCAAAGACTACGGAATCGAGGGTTAA
- a CDS encoding GspH/FimT family protein, producing the protein MELLIVMTITGILSGLASVGFNSQLPHYRLNGAARDVVSDLRWARQLALAERQPISVVLNLEMDRYQIERRSQPGIPIGRVRDLQDRGEGYGEIDLVSSSGGLILTFYPQGTTNSWTTIVLRNRAGEERQITVVATGRVKLT; encoded by the coding sequence ATGGAATTGTTGATCGTGATGACCATTACAGGGATCCTGTCCGGGCTGGCTTCTGTCGGTTTTAATTCCCAGCTTCCACATTATCGGCTCAACGGCGCTGCCCGCGACGTTGTCTCGGACCTGCGTTGGGCTCGGCAGTTGGCCCTGGCAGAACGCCAGCCCATTTCTGTGGTATTGAACCTCGAAATGGATCGGTATCAAATTGAACGACGTTCCCAACCCGGGATTCCGATCGGCCGGGTAAGAGATCTTCAGGATCGGGGGGAAGGATATGGAGAAATTGATCTGGTCAGCTCCTCCGGCGGCCTGATCCTGACGTTTTATCCACAAGGCACGACCAATTCCTGGACCACGATCGTCTTAAGGAATCGGGCCGGAGAGGAACGGCAAATCACCGTTGTGGCCACGGGGAGAGTTAAATTGACATGA
- a CDS encoding prepilin peptidase, translated as MEESLAYSLSAAFVLGLIIGSFLNVCIHRLPRNESLIAPSSHCPSCGHPIRGWDNIPLVSFLILGGRCRDCRQPISWRYPLIELVNGLGYLLLVWRFGVGWTTVVYALLFSALLVITFIDLDYQIVPNVITYPGIVIGVAVSFILPVGFWGSLTGFLVGGGLFYLVAEISFRILKKEALGFGDVKLIAMIGAFLGWKQVLLTIFLGALGGSVIGLFFIVFMGKSREDAIPFGPFLSLGAVVALFSGPAIWSWYQQLGAF; from the coding sequence ATGGAGGAAAGCCTCGCCTATAGCCTCTCGGCCGCTTTTGTTCTGGGTTTGATTATCGGGAGTTTTTTAAATGTCTGTATCCATCGCCTGCCGCGAAATGAGTCGTTGATCGCCCCGTCTTCTCATTGTCCTTCCTGCGGTCATCCGATCCGCGGATGGGACAATATTCCTTTGGTGAGTTTCTTGATCCTGGGTGGCCGGTGCCGGGACTGCCGACAACCGATTTCGTGGCGATACCCGCTCATCGAGCTTGTAAACGGGCTCGGCTACCTCCTGCTGGTTTGGCGGTTCGGCGTCGGATGGACGACCGTCGTGTATGCCCTGCTGTTCTCCGCGCTGCTGGTGATCACGTTCATTGATCTTGATTATCAGATTGTTCCAAATGTGATTACGTATCCCGGCATCGTCATCGGGGTGGCCGTCAGTTTTATATTGCCTGTAGGTTTTTGGGGGTCTCTCACCGGATTTCTGGTGGGGGGCGGGCTCTTCTATCTGGTTGCCGAGATAAGCTTCCGGATACTCAAAAAGGAAGCGCTGGGCTTCGGTGATGTCAAACTAATCGCCATGATCGGAGCCTTCCTTGGGTGGAAGCAGGTCCTGTTGACGATATTCCTCGGTGCGCTGGGCGGTTCCGTCATTGGCCTGTTTTTTATCGTTTTCATGGGGAAATCAAGGGAAGATGCCATCCCCTTCGGCCCGTTTTTAAGCCTGGGCGCCGTGGTTGCGCTGTTTAGCGGACCGGCCATCTGGAGTTGGTATCAACAACTTGGCGCGTTTTGA
- a CDS encoding Na/Pi cotransporter family protein produces the protein MRLTTLMLFSLLGGVAFLLHGLQWAGDGLQGLAGARLRSILSTFTQNRFLGLATGAFITAVIQSSSATTVMLVGFTSSGLMTLSQTVSLILGADIGTTFTVQLIAFQISDYALAVLAIGFALYFFGKQHRIKLIGTVLFGFGLIFFALKLLSDGMAPLKDNDLVRQVLSGVGDAPVWGILISAVLTALLSSSAATIGIAIAFATQGLMPLASAIPIMLGANVGTCATAWVASIGTTAEARRVAMAHILFKLLGVVLLLPFLQPFEGFIGQTSENIVRQIANAHTLFNLGIALLFLPFTVPFARLVAWLVPDKPSVEETSRPKYLDPHVLDTPALAMGQATREALRMSDIVRDMYRETIRVFTEDNQEILEQIERKDDWVDTLNREIKLYLTKLSAKSLTQEQSGREVDLLTLTSDLETIGDIIDRNLMELAKKKIYKGLRFSDQGLKEIIGLHTRVGQNLERVLSAFASHDPELAQRVIQAKDEVKHLERELRAAHIQRLRAGLAESIETSAIHLDILTNLVRINHHVTSIAYPIVEEK, from the coding sequence ATGCGCTTGACCACCCTGATGCTCTTCAGCCTGCTGGGGGGTGTCGCCTTTTTGCTCCACGGTCTTCAATGGGCCGGCGACGGCCTGCAGGGACTCGCCGGCGCTCGGCTCCGGTCGATCCTGTCCACCTTCACCCAAAACCGCTTTCTCGGACTGGCGACCGGCGCATTCATCACGGCCGTGATTCAGAGCAGCAGCGCGACCACGGTGATGTTGGTCGGTTTTACCAGCTCCGGCCTGATGACGCTTTCCCAGACGGTTTCGCTCATCCTCGGTGCCGATATCGGCACCACCTTTACCGTTCAGCTGATCGCTTTCCAGATCAGCGATTATGCGCTGGCCGTGCTCGCCATCGGATTCGCCCTTTACTTCTTCGGCAAACAGCACCGGATCAAATTGATCGGCACGGTCCTTTTTGGGTTCGGACTGATCTTTTTTGCCTTAAAACTTCTTTCGGACGGCATGGCCCCGCTCAAGGACAACGATCTGGTTCGTCAGGTCTTGTCCGGCGTCGGCGACGCTCCGGTCTGGGGCATCCTGATCTCGGCCGTCCTAACCGCGCTCCTCTCCAGCAGCGCCGCCACCATCGGGATCGCGATCGCTTTCGCGACGCAGGGACTGATGCCGCTGGCCTCGGCCATCCCCATCATGCTGGGGGCCAATGTCGGAACATGCGCCACGGCCTGGGTGGCCAGCATCGGAACCACCGCCGAGGCCCGGCGCGTGGCCATGGCGCATATTCTGTTCAAACTTCTGGGCGTGGTCCTGCTCTTGCCGTTCCTTCAGCCGTTTGAAGGTTTCATCGGGCAGACGTCCGAAAACATCGTGCGGCAGATCGCGAACGCCCATACCCTGTTTAATCTCGGGATCGCGCTTCTTTTCCTCCCGTTCACGGTTCCCTTCGCCCGGCTCGTCGCCTGGCTGGTTCCCGACAAACCTTCGGTGGAAGAAACCTCTCGGCCGAAGTACCTGGACCCCCATGTCCTGGACACGCCCGCCCTGGCCATGGGGCAGGCCACGCGGGAGGCCTTGCGGATGTCGGATATCGTTCGGGATATGTACCGGGAAACGATCCGGGTTTTCACCGAGGATAACCAGGAAATTCTGGAGCAGATCGAACGGAAAGACGACTGGGTCGATACGCTCAACCGGGAGATCAAGCTCTACCTTACCAAGCTTTCCGCGAAATCGCTGACGCAGGAACAATCGGGACGCGAGGTGGATCTTTTGACGCTGACCAGCGATCTGGAAACGATCGGCGACATCATCGACCGGAATTTGATGGAGCTGGCCAAGAAAAAAATCTACAAGGGTCTTCGATTTTCCGATCAAGGACTGAAGGAGATTATCGGGCTTCACACCCGGGTCGGGCAAAACCTGGAACGAGTGCTTTCGGCGTTTGCAAGCCACGATCCGGAACTGGCCCAGCGGGTCATTCAGGCCAAGGATGAAGTCAAACATCTTGAACGCGAGCTCCGGGCCGCGCATATCCAGCGGTTGCGCGCCGGCCTGGCGGAATCGATCGAGACCAGCGCGATCCATCTCGACATCCTGACCAATCTGGTCCGGATCAACCACCATGTCACCAGCATCGCGTATCCCATTGTCGAGGAAAAATAA
- a CDS encoding sigma 54-interacting transcriptional regulator, with the protein MQTQTAWATGFLTQLLLNHLQIHYPSRMQKVNPRALFSGVEGYDSLKDPQDLLMDSHAWLPEEVLREVLLTAERLSGRKEIAYEAALDYFARSARKGEKHVPSIFEIIARTFDDVRTVALCSGLWGGAYTTFMRLQAIAKNPSDTELIVLAQCDSGFRPLLSSHFMLRGNYEGFVRLYDFVEEAHLDEEFLQYRVRDVVNEFQGYDTEEVGSERRIVERNRKETVAVLRAVQLNEERVPLIPLPFNLFGAGAETSIDAKEALFGGSILKPELKTDGSAFVRVFTPRVAESPDRPDPAPTAFRVIQGGTLRSGSLEYVFREGAIYEAPYSRYRFYWRERKRAAHPSVGLEQRIQKMTYLLFEYLQELKATQQRLLAYAAENKTLTAENGYLRREVQEASEGRDSSKPMGDSPAMKAVLALVRQVAPTDSTVLITGETGTGKELIARLIHRSGARCDRRFVAINCAAVPAELLESELFGYERGAFTGALSRKIGRFEWAEGGTLFLDEIGEMPAAVQAKLLRVLQEREFVRVGGNDPIELDIRIIAATNQDLKALIETRSFRKDLFYRLHVIPIHLPPLRERPEDLGGLAEYFLIHFSRRLRKNVQALSPDVLIRMQAYAWPGNVRELENVLERAVTLMPASQTMLNLEYLPLEIGDGAQTSIRSVQDQDRQQPRRDARNVKDMIDRMEWQTLVEAMKIEGSMDSFLRKIEWAMAQRAIMEYGSKTEAARVLKRTYRWIRKLEKEMEDKPSV; encoded by the coding sequence ATGCAAACGCAGACGGCCTGGGCCACCGGCTTCCTGACACAGCTTTTACTCAATCATCTCCAGATTCATTATCCCTCGCGAATGCAAAAGGTGAATCCGCGGGCCCTGTTTTCCGGGGTGGAAGGCTACGACTCCCTGAAGGATCCTCAGGACCTGCTCATGGACAGTCATGCCTGGCTTCCCGAGGAGGTGCTGCGGGAGGTTCTTCTGACGGCCGAACGCCTGTCCGGCCGGAAGGAGATCGCCTACGAAGCCGCGCTAGACTATTTTGCCCGGTCGGCTCGGAAGGGCGAGAAACACGTCCCATCGATCTTCGAGATCATCGCCCGGACCTTCGATGATGTTCGAACCGTCGCCCTTTGCTCGGGCCTCTGGGGCGGCGCGTACACCACGTTCATGCGACTCCAGGCGATCGCCAAAAACCCCTCCGACACCGAGTTGATTGTGCTCGCCCAGTGCGATTCGGGATTTCGCCCTCTTCTGTCCAGCCATTTTATGCTGAGAGGGAATTACGAAGGATTTGTCCGCCTTTATGATTTTGTCGAGGAAGCGCATCTCGATGAGGAGTTCCTGCAGTATCGTGTCCGGGACGTCGTGAACGAGTTCCAGGGCTATGACACGGAGGAGGTCGGTTCTGAACGCAGAATCGTGGAAAGGAACCGGAAGGAGACCGTCGCCGTTCTTCGAGCCGTGCAACTCAATGAGGAAAGGGTCCCGCTGATTCCGCTTCCCTTCAATCTATTCGGAGCGGGAGCTGAAACTTCGATCGATGCGAAGGAGGCCCTCTTCGGAGGATCGATCCTCAAACCCGAGTTGAAAACGGACGGCTCGGCGTTTGTACGGGTTTTCACGCCTCGCGTGGCCGAATCGCCGGATCGACCCGACCCGGCTCCCACAGCCTTTCGAGTCATTCAGGGAGGAACCTTGCGGTCGGGTTCATTGGAATACGTCTTTCGAGAAGGGGCGATCTACGAAGCTCCTTATTCGCGATACCGGTTTTACTGGCGGGAACGTAAACGAGCGGCCCATCCATCGGTCGGGCTTGAGCAGCGGATCCAGAAAATGACCTATCTCCTGTTCGAGTACTTGCAGGAGCTTAAAGCGACCCAGCAAAGGCTGTTGGCGTATGCGGCCGAGAACAAGACATTAACGGCCGAAAATGGGTACCTGCGTCGGGAAGTCCAGGAAGCGAGCGAGGGCCGGGATTCATCAAAGCCGATGGGCGATAGCCCCGCGATGAAAGCCGTCTTAGCCTTGGTGCGCCAGGTGGCGCCGACCGACTCAACGGTTTTGATTACCGGAGAGACCGGCACGGGAAAAGAACTGATCGCGAGATTGATTCATCGCTCGGGGGCTCGTTGCGACCGGCGGTTTGTGGCGATCAATTGCGCCGCCGTGCCGGCGGAGTTGTTGGAAAGCGAGCTGTTCGGTTACGAGCGAGGCGCCTTCACCGGAGCCCTGTCCCGCAAGATCGGAAGGTTTGAGTGGGCCGAAGGGGGAACGCTTTTTCTGGACGAAATCGGCGAGATGCCGGCCGCGGTCCAGGCAAAACTCCTGCGAGTATTACAAGAACGGGAGTTTGTACGCGTGGGAGGAAACGACCCGATTGAACTGGATATACGGATTATTGCGGCGACGAACCAAGACCTGAAAGCGCTCATCGAAACAAGGTCGTTTCGCAAGGACCTCTTCTACCGTCTGCATGTGATTCCGATTCATCTGCCCCCCTTAAGGGAACGTCCGGAAGATCTGGGGGGCCTTGCGGAATATTTTCTGATTCATTTCAGCCGACGGCTTCGAAAAAACGTCCAGGCTCTATCGCCGGATGTCCTGATCCGAATGCAGGCCTATGCCTGGCCCGGCAACGTCCGCGAATTGGAAAATGTCCTTGAACGGGCCGTAACCTTGATGCCGGCTTCCCAAACCATGCTGAATCTGGAATACCTGCCGCTTGAAATCGGAGACGGCGCTCAGACGTCGATCCGGAGCGTGCAAGACCAAGATCGACAGCAACCCAGGAGAGATGCCCGGAATGTGAAGGACATGATCGACCGGATGGAGTGGCAGACCCTTGTGGAAGCCATGAAAATCGAGGGATCGATGGACTCCTTTCTTAGAAAGATTGAATGGGCCATGGCCCAACGGGCAATCATGGAGTACGGCAGCAAAACCGAAGCGGCCCGTGTTCTCAAGCGTACCTACCGGTGGATTCGCAAACTCGAAAAGGAAATGGAAGACAAACCTTCCGTCTGA